One part of the Glycine max cultivar Williams 82 chromosome 14, Glycine_max_v4.0, whole genome shotgun sequence genome encodes these proteins:
- the LOC100820052 gene encoding precursor of CEP5: MANLKLVFTMSSILLVLVFFNGILPAMGRPLKKEHITTTYENSVKEMGTVEDNNILLWRRSIIENNAANDGGVDKWIDDFRPMDPGHSPGAGHSSPTPKDATNGAPRP; this comes from the coding sequence ATGGCCAATTTGAAGCTAGTGTTCACCATGAGTTCCATTCTTCTAGTCTTGGTGTTTTTCAATGGAATTCTTCCAGCTATGGGGAGGCCACTGAAAAAGGAGCACATAACAACAACCTACGAAAACAGTGTCAAAGAAATGGGCACAGTGGAAGACAACAATATTCTCCTGTGGCGCCGCAGCATCATAGAAAATAATGCAGCAAATGATGGTGGTGTTGATAAATGGATCGACGATTTCCGACCAATGGATCCAGGTCACAGTCCCGGTGCTGGCCACTCCTCCCCTACCCCAAAGGACGCTACTAACGGTGCCCCAAGGCCATAG
- the LOC100820584 gene encoding uncharacterized protein isoform X2, with protein MGVDMRMNLSLFLTIYLSSILFLLVFHIIFLGLWYIGFVSRVAGKRPEILTILQNCAVLSVACCVFYSHCGNRAMLRERPLDRRNSNWFSFWKKEERNTWLAKFLRMNELKDQVCSSWFAPVGSASDYPLLSKWVIYGEIACNGSCPGSSDEISPIYSLWATFIGLYIANYVVERSTGWALTHPLSVKEYEKLKKKQMKPDFLDMVPWYSGTSADLFKTVFDLLVSVTVFVGRFDMRMMQAAMSRVSDGNHQGDLLYDHFSEKDDFWFDFMADTGDGGNSSYAVARLLAKPFIRTLKDDSELTLPRGNLLLIGGDLAYPNPSAFTYERRLFVPFEYALQPPPWYKAEQIAVNKPEVPFGAQLKQYNGPQCFVIPGNHDWFDGLQTFMRYICHRSWLGGWLMPQKKSYFALQLPKRWWVFGLDLALHGDIDVYQFKFFTELITEKVQEDDSVIIITHEPNWLTDWYWNDVTGKNISHLISDYLRGRCKLRMAGDLHHYMRHSHVKSDGPVHVHHLLVNGCGGAFLHPTHVFSKFNKLDEVSYECKAAYPSFEDSSRIALGNILKFRKKNWQFDFIGGIIYFVLVFSMFPQCQLNHILQDDTFSGHIRSFLGTVWNGFIYILQHSCVSLVGAILLLIAAYSFVPPKLSRKKRAIIGVLHVSAHLAAALILMLLLEIGIEICIQHKLLATSGYHTLYQWYRSVESEHFPDPTGLRARIEQWTFGLYPACIKYLMSAFDVPEVMAVSRSNICNNGLESISRGGAVIYYASVFLYFWVFSTPVVSLVFGSYLYICINWLHLHFDEAFSSLRIANYKSFTRFHINSDGDLEVYTLAVDKVPKEWKLDPDWDGETKHPHELSHLRRFPSKWRAAIAHQDPVRTVKIVDHFVIGRTDKNDCATTAPNGPVQ; from the exons ATGGGAGTGGATATGAGGATGAATCTATCTTTGTTTTTGACAATATATCTCTCTTCCATCttgtttcttcttgtttttcaCATTATATTTCTTGGTCTCTGGTATATCGGCTTTGTTTCACGTGTGGCGGGAAAGAGACCAGAGATCTTGACCATTCTTCAAAACTGTGCG gtaCTTAGCGTGGCATGCTGTGTATTTTATAGTCATTGTGGTAACCGTGCCATGTTAAGAGAGAGACCACTTGACCGAAGAAATTCTAACTGGTTTTCTTTCTGGAAAAAAGAGGAGAGGAACACATGGCTTGCAAAGTTTCTTCGGATGAACGAATTGAAGGACCAGGTCTGCTCATCTTGGTTTGCACCAGTTGGATCTGCAAGTGATTATCCTCTCTTGTCAAAGTGGGTTATTTATGGGGAG atAGCTTGCAATGGATCATGTCCTGGTTCATCAGATGAAATTTCTCCCATTTACTCACTCTGGGCTACATTTATTGGGCTTTACATTGCAAATTATGTGGTGGAGAGGTCAACAGG ATGGGCTCTCACTCACCCATTATCTGTTAAAGAATATGAGAAGTTGAAGAAGAAGCAAATGAAGCCTGATTTTTTAGACATGGTTCCATGGTACTCTgg AACATCTGCTGATTTATTCAAAACGGTTTTTGACCTCCTAGTATCAGTGACTGTCTTCGTTGGGCGTTTTGACATGCGTATGATGCag GCAGCAATGAGTAGGGTTAGTGATGGAAATCATCAAGGTGATCTTCTATATGATCATTTTAGTGAGAAGGATGATTTTTGGTTTGACTTTATGGCTGATACTGGTGATGGTGGGAACTCATCTTATGCTGTTGCACGGCTGCTTGCTAAGCCTTTTATTCGGACACTGAAAGATGATTCTGAGCTTACCTTGCCACGTGGAAACTTGCTACTTATTGGGGGTGATCTTGC GTATCCAAATCCATCAGCATTCACATATGAAAGGCGTCTTTTTGTTCCTTTTGAGTATGCTCTTCAACCTCCTCCTTGGTATAAAGCAGAGCAGATAGCTGTGAACAAGCCGGAGGTACCCTTTGGGGCTCAATTAAAACAGTACAATGGACCTCAATGTTTTGTTATTCCTGGAAACCATG ACTGGTTTGATGGACTCCAGACCTTTATGAGGTATATATGCCATAGAAGCTGGTTAGGTGGATGGCTCATGCCCCAGAAGAAGAGTTATTTTGCTTTGCAACTCCCTAAACGGTGGTGGGTTTTTGGGCTTGATCTAGCTCTTCATGGTGATATTGATGTGTACCAATTCAAGTTCTTTACGGAACTGATAACAGAGAAA GTTCAAGAGGATGACTCTGTGATCATTATTACTCATGAACCTAATTGGCTCACTGACTGGTATTGGAATGATGTTACTGGAAAGAACATTTCACACCTTATTTCTGATTATTTAAGAGGAAGATGTAAGCTTCGAATGGCTGGGGACTTGCATCATTACATGCGTCATTCTCATGTAAAGTCAGATGGGCCTGTACATGTTCACCATCTTCTTGTTAATGGTTGTGGTGGTGCATTTCTACATCCTACCCATGTTTTCAGTAAATTCAACAAACTTGATGAAGTTTCCTATGAATGCAAAGCTGCATATCCTTCCTTTGAAGATTCAAGCAGG ATTGCATTGGgaaatatcttaaaatttcGGAAGAAGAACTGGCAATTTGATTTTATTGGTGGCATTATATATTTTGTACTAGTCTTTTCAATGTTTCCACAA TGTCAGCTGAATCACATCCTCCAAGATGATACATTTTCTGGTCACATAAGGAGTTTCCTTGGTACTGTGTGGAAtggatttatttatattctgCAGCACTCTTGTGTGTCACTAGTGGGAGCTATACTATTACTAATTGCAGCATATTCTTTTGTTCCACCCAAATTGTCACGGAAGAAACGAGCCATAATTGGAGTTCTTCATGTTTCTGCTCACCTTGCTGCAGCACTGATTCTTATGTTGCTTCTTGAAATAGGCATTGAAATATGCATCCAGCATAAGTTGCTAGCAACTTCAG GGTATCACACTTTATATCAGTGGTATAGATCAGTGGAAAGTGAGCACTTTCCCGATCCAACTGGACTCAGAGCTCGTATTGAACAATGGACATTTGGACTTTACCCGGCATGTATCAAGTATTTAATGTCAGCTTTTGATGTGCCAGAG GTCATGGCAGTCTCCCGGAGCAATATTTGCAACAATGGATTAGAGTCTATTTCCCGAGGGGGTGCTGTAATATATTATGCTTCCGTCTTCCTTTATTTTTGGGTCTTCTCGACCCCTGTTGTTTCCTTGGTGTTTGGGAGCTACTTATACATTTGCATCAACTGGCTTCACTTACACTTTGATGAAGCCTTTTCGTCTCTTCGAATAGCTAATTACAAATCATTCACACGGTTTCACATCAATTCGGATGGTGATCTTGAAGTTTATACTTTGGCTGTTGATAAG GTTCCAAAGGAATGGAAGCTCGATCCTGATTGGGATGGAGAGACAAAACATCCACATGAGTTGAGTCATTTGAGAAGGTTTCCCAGCAAATGGAGGGCAGCCATTGCCCACCAGGATCCAGTTCGTACGGTCAAAATTGTTGACCATTTCGTTATTGGACGGACAGATAAGAATGACTGTGCTACTACTGCACCTAACGGACCAGTTCAATGA
- the LOC100820584 gene encoding uncharacterized protein isoform X1: MGSSKQSAGILDTLKMQRVRTILTHTYPYPHEHSRHAVIAVVVGCLFFISSDNIHTLVEKLDNNVKWWSMYACLFGFFYFFSSPFIGKTFKPSYSNFSRWYIAWILVAAVYHLPSFQSMGVDMRMNLSLFLTIYLSSILFLLVFHIIFLGLWYIGFVSRVAGKRPEILTILQNCAVLSVACCVFYSHCGNRAMLRERPLDRRNSNWFSFWKKEERNTWLAKFLRMNELKDQVCSSWFAPVGSASDYPLLSKWVIYGEIACNGSCPGSSDEISPIYSLWATFIGLYIANYVVERSTGWALTHPLSVKEYEKLKKKQMKPDFLDMVPWYSGTSADLFKTVFDLLVSVTVFVGRFDMRMMQAAMSRVSDGNHQGDLLYDHFSEKDDFWFDFMADTGDGGNSSYAVARLLAKPFIRTLKDDSELTLPRGNLLLIGGDLAYPNPSAFTYERRLFVPFEYALQPPPWYKAEQIAVNKPEVPFGAQLKQYNGPQCFVIPGNHDWFDGLQTFMRYICHRSWLGGWLMPQKKSYFALQLPKRWWVFGLDLALHGDIDVYQFKFFTELITEKVQEDDSVIIITHEPNWLTDWYWNDVTGKNISHLISDYLRGRCKLRMAGDLHHYMRHSHVKSDGPVHVHHLLVNGCGGAFLHPTHVFSKFNKLDEVSYECKAAYPSFEDSSRIALGNILKFRKKNWQFDFIGGIIYFVLVFSMFPQCQLNHILQDDTFSGHIRSFLGTVWNGFIYILQHSCVSLVGAILLLIAAYSFVPPKLSRKKRAIIGVLHVSAHLAAALILMLLLEIGIEICIQHKLLATSGYHTLYQWYRSVESEHFPDPTGLRARIEQWTFGLYPACIKYLMSAFDVPEVMAVSRSNICNNGLESISRGGAVIYYASVFLYFWVFSTPVVSLVFGSYLYICINWLHLHFDEAFSSLRIANYKSFTRFHINSDGDLEVYTLAVDKVPKEWKLDPDWDGETKHPHELSHLRRFPSKWRAAIAHQDPVRTVKIVDHFVIGRTDKNDCATTAPNGPVQ, from the exons atggGCTCTAGTAAGCAGTCTGCTGGTATTCTTGATACGCTGAAAATGCAGAGGGTTAGAACTATTCTAACCCACACTTATCCTTACCCTCACGAGCATTCCCGCCATGCTGTAATTGCTGTTGTTGTGGGTTGCCTCTTTTTCATCTCATCTGACAATATACATACTCTTGTAGAAAAATTAGATAACAATGTTAAATGGTGGTCTATGTATGCCTGCTTGTTtgggtttttttatttcttttcatcacCATTTATAGGAAAGACTTTCAAACCAAGCTATTCAAATTTCAGTCGATG GTACATAGCTTGGATTTTAGTGGCAGCTGTGTATCATCTTCCTAGCTTTCAGTCAATGGGAGTGGATATGAGGATGAATCTATCTTTGTTTTTGACAATATATCTCTCTTCCATCttgtttcttcttgtttttcaCATTATATTTCTTGGTCTCTGGTATATCGGCTTTGTTTCACGTGTGGCGGGAAAGAGACCAGAGATCTTGACCATTCTTCAAAACTGTGCG gtaCTTAGCGTGGCATGCTGTGTATTTTATAGTCATTGTGGTAACCGTGCCATGTTAAGAGAGAGACCACTTGACCGAAGAAATTCTAACTGGTTTTCTTTCTGGAAAAAAGAGGAGAGGAACACATGGCTTGCAAAGTTTCTTCGGATGAACGAATTGAAGGACCAGGTCTGCTCATCTTGGTTTGCACCAGTTGGATCTGCAAGTGATTATCCTCTCTTGTCAAAGTGGGTTATTTATGGGGAG atAGCTTGCAATGGATCATGTCCTGGTTCATCAGATGAAATTTCTCCCATTTACTCACTCTGGGCTACATTTATTGGGCTTTACATTGCAAATTATGTGGTGGAGAGGTCAACAGG ATGGGCTCTCACTCACCCATTATCTGTTAAAGAATATGAGAAGTTGAAGAAGAAGCAAATGAAGCCTGATTTTTTAGACATGGTTCCATGGTACTCTgg AACATCTGCTGATTTATTCAAAACGGTTTTTGACCTCCTAGTATCAGTGACTGTCTTCGTTGGGCGTTTTGACATGCGTATGATGCag GCAGCAATGAGTAGGGTTAGTGATGGAAATCATCAAGGTGATCTTCTATATGATCATTTTAGTGAGAAGGATGATTTTTGGTTTGACTTTATGGCTGATACTGGTGATGGTGGGAACTCATCTTATGCTGTTGCACGGCTGCTTGCTAAGCCTTTTATTCGGACACTGAAAGATGATTCTGAGCTTACCTTGCCACGTGGAAACTTGCTACTTATTGGGGGTGATCTTGC GTATCCAAATCCATCAGCATTCACATATGAAAGGCGTCTTTTTGTTCCTTTTGAGTATGCTCTTCAACCTCCTCCTTGGTATAAAGCAGAGCAGATAGCTGTGAACAAGCCGGAGGTACCCTTTGGGGCTCAATTAAAACAGTACAATGGACCTCAATGTTTTGTTATTCCTGGAAACCATG ACTGGTTTGATGGACTCCAGACCTTTATGAGGTATATATGCCATAGAAGCTGGTTAGGTGGATGGCTCATGCCCCAGAAGAAGAGTTATTTTGCTTTGCAACTCCCTAAACGGTGGTGGGTTTTTGGGCTTGATCTAGCTCTTCATGGTGATATTGATGTGTACCAATTCAAGTTCTTTACGGAACTGATAACAGAGAAA GTTCAAGAGGATGACTCTGTGATCATTATTACTCATGAACCTAATTGGCTCACTGACTGGTATTGGAATGATGTTACTGGAAAGAACATTTCACACCTTATTTCTGATTATTTAAGAGGAAGATGTAAGCTTCGAATGGCTGGGGACTTGCATCATTACATGCGTCATTCTCATGTAAAGTCAGATGGGCCTGTACATGTTCACCATCTTCTTGTTAATGGTTGTGGTGGTGCATTTCTACATCCTACCCATGTTTTCAGTAAATTCAACAAACTTGATGAAGTTTCCTATGAATGCAAAGCTGCATATCCTTCCTTTGAAGATTCAAGCAGG ATTGCATTGGgaaatatcttaaaatttcGGAAGAAGAACTGGCAATTTGATTTTATTGGTGGCATTATATATTTTGTACTAGTCTTTTCAATGTTTCCACAA TGTCAGCTGAATCACATCCTCCAAGATGATACATTTTCTGGTCACATAAGGAGTTTCCTTGGTACTGTGTGGAAtggatttatttatattctgCAGCACTCTTGTGTGTCACTAGTGGGAGCTATACTATTACTAATTGCAGCATATTCTTTTGTTCCACCCAAATTGTCACGGAAGAAACGAGCCATAATTGGAGTTCTTCATGTTTCTGCTCACCTTGCTGCAGCACTGATTCTTATGTTGCTTCTTGAAATAGGCATTGAAATATGCATCCAGCATAAGTTGCTAGCAACTTCAG GGTATCACACTTTATATCAGTGGTATAGATCAGTGGAAAGTGAGCACTTTCCCGATCCAACTGGACTCAGAGCTCGTATTGAACAATGGACATTTGGACTTTACCCGGCATGTATCAAGTATTTAATGTCAGCTTTTGATGTGCCAGAG GTCATGGCAGTCTCCCGGAGCAATATTTGCAACAATGGATTAGAGTCTATTTCCCGAGGGGGTGCTGTAATATATTATGCTTCCGTCTTCCTTTATTTTTGGGTCTTCTCGACCCCTGTTGTTTCCTTGGTGTTTGGGAGCTACTTATACATTTGCATCAACTGGCTTCACTTACACTTTGATGAAGCCTTTTCGTCTCTTCGAATAGCTAATTACAAATCATTCACACGGTTTCACATCAATTCGGATGGTGATCTTGAAGTTTATACTTTGGCTGTTGATAAG GTTCCAAAGGAATGGAAGCTCGATCCTGATTGGGATGGAGAGACAAAACATCCACATGAGTTGAGTCATTTGAGAAGGTTTCCCAGCAAATGGAGGGCAGCCATTGCCCACCAGGATCCAGTTCGTACGGTCAAAATTGTTGACCATTTCGTTATTGGACGGACAGATAAGAATGACTGTGCTACTACTGCACCTAACGGACCAGTTCAATGA